One window of the Vigna radiata var. radiata cultivar VC1973A chromosome 1, Vradiata_ver6, whole genome shotgun sequence genome contains the following:
- the LOC106761874 gene encoding uncharacterized protein LOC106761874 — translation MTTLRTIVALVASKSWPLHQMDVKNAFLHGDLKEEVYITLPGGMSTLFPNTVCKLKRSLCGLKQAPRVWFEKFRSTLLGFSFNQSQYDPSLFLQRTPEGIVVLLVYVDDIVVTGSDQDVISRIKQMLNSTFHMKELGHLNYFLGLEVHYHPKGIFVNQHKYIQDLVKLVGLTNATPVDTRMEVNVKYRRHEGELLDDPTQYRKLVGSLIYVTITRLDISYVVHIVSKFMHSPRHFHFSAVQRIIKYLLGTSSRGLFFPGNSSLQLQAYSDADWAGCPDTRRSTTGCCMFLGNAPISWKCKKQDSVSESSTETEYCAMSATCSEITWLCGLLTELGVSEAQPTPLHADNTSAIQIPANPVYHERPKHIEVDCHSIREAYDRRVITLPHVSTTIQIADIFTKSLPRQRHNFLLGN, via the coding sequence ATGACCACTCTGCGAACTATCGTTGCTCTTGTTGCATCCAAATCTTGGCCattacatcaaatggatgtcaaaaatGCATTCCTCCATGGTGACCTTAAGGAGGAAGTTTACATCACACTTCCTGGTGGTATGTCGACTCTCTTCCCGAATACTGTTTGCAAATTGAAACGATCTTTATGTGGCTTGAAGCAGGCCCCAAGAGTATGGTTTGAAAAGTTTCGCTCCACTCTTCTtggtttttctttcaatcaaagtCAGTATGATCCATCACTCTTCCTACAACGGACTCCTGAAGGGATCGTCGTACTTCTtgtttatgtggatgacattgtggTCACTGGTTCTGATCAAGATGTTATTTCTAGAATCAAACAAATGTTGAATTCAACTTTTCACATGAAAGAGTTAGGTCATCTCAATTATTTCTTGGGTTTAGAGGTCCATTACCATCCTAAAGGTATTTTTGTAAATCAgcataaatatattcaagattTGGTCAAGCTAGTGGGACTCACCAATGCTACCCCTGTTGACACTCGAATGGaagttaatgttaaatataggCGACATGAAGGAGAGCTTCTTGATGATCCCACTCAATATCGGAAACTAGTTGGTAGTCTCATCTATGTGACTATCACTCGCCTTGATATTTCTTATGTTGTACACATTGTTAGTAAGTTCATGCATTCTCCAAGGCATTTCCATTTTTCAGCAGTACAGCGTATCATTAAATATCTCCTTGGCACCTCAAGTCGTGGTTTATTCTTTCCTGGTAATTCATCTCTTCAACTCCAAGCTTATagtgatgctgattgggctggttGTCCAGACACTAGGAGATCAACTACTGGCTGTTGTATGTTCCTAGGGAATGCTCCTATTTCATGGAAATGTAAGAAACAAGACTCAGTCTCAGAGTCATCCACTGAAACAGAATATTGCGCAATGTCTGCTACTTGTTCTGAAATAACATGGCTATGTGGTCTACTTACAGAGCTTGGAGTTTCTGAAGCACAACCCACTCCATTACATGCTGATAACACCAGTGCTATACAGATTCCAGCAAATCCAGTTTACCATGAACGGCCGAAACACATTGAGGTCGACTGTCATTCTATCCGAGAAGCATATGATCGTAGGGTCATCACTCTACCACATGTCTCCACAACTATTCAAATAGCTGACATTTTCACTAAATCATTGCCACGCCAGCGTCACAATTTTCTACTTGGCAATTGA